DNA from Kitasatospora acidiphila:
CGGATCGACGACCAGAAGAACGCCGCGTTCATCCAGGCCATCGGACAGATGGCCGCCGCACACGGCCCCTGGGGATCCGTGGTGATGGACGATCAGGGCCGGATCATCCTCAACGCCGAGTACGCCGTCGTCGCCGCCGCGCACCGCTTCGACCTGCTCGCCTGGACCGTCCCCTCCCCGGAAGCCGCCCAGCTCCACGCCGACCTCACCGGCGAGTACGGCGTCTACGACTGGACCGCCATCGAAGGTCAAGCGCCCGTCTGGAACCAGCACATCGTCCAGCCCAAGCGGCTCCGCCAGCGCAGCTCCAAGGCCAAGACCGGCCTCACCTACGGCTCCGAGACCTGGGAGAAGCTGGTCCTGCCCTGGCTCAAGCCCGAGCAGCGCGTCGTGGACTTCGGCGCCGGCCACGGCGACTACGCCACGATGCTGCGGGGGAAGGGCTTCTCCGTCACCGACTACGAGCCCTACCGCACCGCGCCGGGCAAGTACGCCGTGGACATCCGGGCCGTCGTCAGCATGATCCGCGCCATCCAGAAGGAACTGCGCGAGCACGGCCTGTTCGACGTCGTCGTACTCGACTCCGTCATCAACGCCACCACCAGCCTCGACTACCAGCACTGGGTGCTCGCCACGGTCAACGCCCTGTGCGCCGAGGACGGAGTCGTGTGCCTCGGCACGCGGAGCCTGCTCAAGGAAACCCGTATGGAGCAGGCAGGCCGGGCAACAACCGGCGGAGCCGTCAACATGAGCTTCCTCGACGACAACAACGTCGAGATGAACTTCGTGGCCGGCAAGTGGCAGAAGCTCCGCTTCCACACACCAGAGACGCTGGCAGCCCTGCTCAATCCGTACTTCGCCGAGGTCAAGATCACCGACGCCTCCGACTCCAACCTCAAGGCCGTTTGCCGCAAACCGAAGGCGCTCCAGGAAGCCGAGTATCGGAAAGCATTCGAAGAGGAATTCAATATGCCTTACCCGAATGACTTTCGCCATGGCAAGCATCTGGAATTGGTCGAATTCTTGATAAAATTGGTACTGGAGAGGAATTCTCTCGAATCTCGCGACTAGAAAAGGGGTGGCCGTGAAAGGCAAAATCACGGTAGAAATACGCGCACGTGAGGACTACGGCATCATGTGGCTCGCCGGCATCCGCCACGTAGCCCTCGACCAGCACTGCCTCAAGTCCTTCGGCCGCCCCGACCGTGCCACCGTCCACCCATGCACCAAGCTCCAAACCGTCCACCTTCCAACTGCCAACCCGCCCCTCGCCTGGTATCTGTGCGCACTGCCCATCCCGTGGAACTGGGCCGCCAACGCACACCTCGCTTTCGAGGCGGCGCCCGGCTACCACTGGGAAGGCCAAGCCCTCGTCCCCGGCCTCGAAGTTCGACTCGTCGGCGCCAAGCCGATCACCGGCTGGGGCGAGCACAGTGTCCCTGCCAGCGAGCCCCACCGCTCCCTGCGTCGGTACCGGACATGCCGCAACTGGCAGTTCGCCTGGTGGCTCCGGCAGAACCGCGCCGCCCCGACGCGCCCCCGCCCCCGCAGCCACCCCATCAGGACCACGGGCAGATGACCCTGCTGTGAGAACGCACCTGGGGCCAGCACGTGTTGACGTGCTGGCCCCAGGTGCACGCGCTAGGAGCGGCGGTTGACCGGACGCCGCCGAGCCGCCGCCGACCGCACCCGCGGCCGACCTGCCGGCACGGCACCAGTGGGCCGCCGCCCGCTGTCCGCCGCAGACCGGCCAGCCCACCGCCGGTGCACCCGCCGCAGTTCACCAGCCCGCCGTGCGGACTTCCGCAACGGAGCCCGCCGCGCGCCCACCGACGGACGTGGCCGGGGCCGCCCCGCCTTCTGCCGCAGCAGCTCCAGAAACGCCGCCACGCCGACCCCGAACGCCTTCACCATGGCCTCCACCGACCACGGCGACTCCAGGACATGACGCATTGCTCACCTCTCAGCTGAGAACCGGGAGGGTGTGATTGATCAGGCAGCCAGGCCAAGAACCAGCCCTTGGACGCCCACCCCGAAGCGACCGGCCGCGAAGATCGGTCCGGGGGCCCTGGGAATCAGAGGTCTGCTGAGTCTCGTGATTCCGCAGGCAATGGCTAGCGGCTCGTGATCGACTGGCTGCGGAAAGCCCGCATCCGAATCGGTATCCCAGACGCGGGCTGACTGGAGCGAGCGAGCGAGAAGAAAGCCGGACTCTAGCCGGCTCAATGCACCAACGAAGCCATGGCGGTGGAGTCGTCCGGCCCGCTGAAGGACCCGATCGATGGGCTGGCCTCGCCAAGAGGCGGCGGCCACCAGGCCGAGGTATGCCTCTGTCTTCCCACCGCCCGTCGCGTGGAGCCACAACCCGCCCTTAGCGGCGTCGTGAGCAGCAGTGAGATCGCTGAGCCGATCACCACTCGAGTGAACGAATTCATCGGCGAGCTCAATGGTCGCGAGCAGGTGAGCAAGCTGGAGAACGCCGACCTCAGCTGGGCCCTCGCAGACGACTTCCATGCTGCTGATCTTGGGGGACAGTGAGCCCGTGACCAGGTCGCCTAGGCGTACCCGCCTTTGCCCCACCCGGTGCGCGACATCCACGGACCCCCGGGCCGACTGCACTACGCCGGACTTGATGCCGTCCAGCTCGATCGGCTGCATGCCCGAACTCTACGCCGACGCTGATGATCGACGCACCGAGTCCGCTGACCCGAGTAGTGAGGGATCATAGAAGCGGCGCGGGGGCGCACGGAAGGACCACCGCGCCCATGGCCCGCCCCACTCGGGCGCAGCGCGCCGCGATCGCCCAACGCCGCGCCGACGCCGTCGAGCTTCAGCTTGCCGGCGTTGACTGGCTGACCATCGGCCGGAAGCTGGCCGCCGACCCGACGATCAACTCCGATCGGATCGCCTACCCCCAGGGCTACGGCGCCGAGTTGTACGCCAAGGGCAAGGAGCCGCCGGATGACGCCGCCCTGATCCGCTACGCCTGCAAGGACGTCAGCACCGCGCTGCGGGAGCGGCACACCGAACTCGACATCGCCGTGGACGAGCTGCGCATCGTCCACCACATGCGCCTGGAGCGGCTGTTCTTCGTCGCGTTCCGG
Protein-coding regions in this window:
- a CDS encoding methyltransferase domain-containing protein — encoded protein: MSAIPTTTFHESYPLAELRPADYNPRRLSAEAFERLKASIGRHGIVKPVILNANGTLVAGHQRTKGMTALGITHTPAVMLGTTVRLQDEIRFNLLHNKVETEASIVHAEPGQIGHWTWVPWQSIRIDDQKNAAFIQAIGQMAAAHGPWGSVVMDDQGRIILNAEYAVVAAAHRFDLLAWTVPSPEAAQLHADLTGEYGVYDWTAIEGQAPVWNQHIVQPKRLRQRSSKAKTGLTYGSETWEKLVLPWLKPEQRVVDFGAGHGDYATMLRGKGFSVTDYEPYRTAPGKYAVDIRAVVSMIRAIQKELREHGLFDVVVLDSVINATTSLDYQHWVLATVNALCAEDGVVCLGTRSLLKETRMEQAGRATTGGAVNMSFLDDNNVEMNFVAGKWQKLRFHTPETLAALLNPYFAEVKITDASDSNLKAVCRKPKALQEAEYRKAFEEEFNMPYPNDFRHGKHLELVEFLIKLVLERNSLESRD